The window ATGGCTTTTCAAACCAAATAATCTACCACTTTTCGCATTCACCAACCTTGATATGTTTGCTGCATAGCCATCTGGATACTTGATTGATTTCAAAAAGTCATAAAAACCATCCCTTTCATCgggttttaatgaaaaaaaaaaagctcgaGGCTTGTCATATGATCCATCAGGACATTGTATCAAATGCAACGTGCAAGTCTATCCATACCTTGTATGTGTCCTTGTTTTTCCCCTCAATGCTCAACAAAGTACCATAAGTACTCTCACTAATATTTTTCTCCACATGCATGACATCAATGTTGTGCTtaagtttcttattttttccGTATGGTAGCTTGTACGAAATACATACCTTTAACCAATTTGGCTCCCCAATGAGTTGTATCTTCTTGTTACTTGAATGctttcctaaaattatatttggcaTTCTATCTAGCTGCTCATGTATCTTTCCCACCAGTAACTCTAAAGATCTCTTCCGTTTCTCTGATAAACCATTATGCAACCGACTATGTTGCCAACAATGGTCCCTAGGTGAATAAGCTTGATGGTTAATAAATCCAATTTTACTTTCCAAAGCTTTTGAATATGGTTCATCATTGCAAGTGTAACAAGAATGATAACCTTTTGTCCTCCACACAGACACGTTACCAAATCCATAACACATCTGGAAATGCTCTTTACTATAGGCATCATAAGTTTCTGCACCTTCTTCCCACAACTCCTTCAACTTGTCAATCAATGGTTTCAAGTAAATATCAATCTCATTTCCTGGTTGATGAGGACCAGGAATAAGTAAGGACAATATAAAATATGGCTCCTTCATGACCAACCAAGGCAGTAGGTTATAGGGGATAAGAATAATAGGCCACATACTGTAGTTGTTGTTCATGTTCCCGAAAGGGTTGAATCCATTTGTAACCAACCCCAACCACACATTGCGAGGTTTGAGGGCAAAATCAGGATGTTGCAAATCAAACTCCTACCACTCCTAACACTATCAACCAGATGCCTTATTATCCCATCGTCCACACATTCGTCTATAGACTATCTTATGTCCTTACCTCTAACATGTACAATCTCCTTAGTCTCAGTGTCAATGGGAAGTAACGTAATACCTTATGAAAATCTTCTTACCTTGGGCATGTGAATCCTTGTACCTAGGCTCCTCACACACCAGACATTTATCaggattttcattttccttccagAATAGTGCACAATCATTTTTGCATGCATCTATATGCTCGTATGGCATGCCCAAGTCACGTAATATCTTCTTTACTTCATAAGTTGACATCGGAACCAAGTTACCTTTTAGTAAAACCTTTATCAACAATTCTAGTATCATATCAAGTCCCTTATTACTCAAGTTGATCATTACGCACTTCCTTATCTTGGTTTGCATTTCTTGGTTCCCCTCTAATTCGGTCACCCTCCAAGGCATCGATACCATCAATATGATCACCATGTAATATTTCATTATCATGAAGGTTCTCGTT of the Quercus robur chromosome 10, dhQueRobu3.1, whole genome shotgun sequence genome contains:
- the LOC126703967 gene encoding uncharacterized protein LOC126703967, with protein sequence MINLSNKGLDMILELLIKVLLKGNLVPMSTYEVKKILRDLGMPYEHIDACKNDCALFWKENENPDKCLVCEEPRYKDSHAQGNEIDIYLKPLIDKLKELWEEGAETYDAYSKEHFQMCYGFGNVSVWRTKGYHSCYTCNDEPYSKALESKIGFINHQAYSPRDHCWQHSRLHNGLSEKRKRSLELLVGKIHEQLDRMPNIILGKHSSNKKIQLIGEPNWLKVCISYKLPYGKNKKLKHNIDVMHVEKNISESTYGTLLSIEGKNKDTYKVWIDLHVAFDTMS